TAATCTGACATGAGCGACGAAGGTCGGCAAAGTTATAAGCGGGATGCCTTGTTTCTGGGTTTATCCGGTGTATTTCTTACTTCTCTGGTTTTAGGTAATGTGATCGGGACCACAAAATTTGTGACATTGTTCACGCTGGACCTGCCGGGCTGGTTGCAGTCGGTCACCCCAACATTGGTACGGGATGGTTCCATTTACACGATGAGTGTACCGGTTGGAGTGATCGCTTACCCTTTTACTTTCCTGGCAACAGATCTGTTATCCGAACTATTCGGAAGGAAGAAAGCACAGCTGGTGGTGTGGGTTGGTTTCTTTGCAAATATCTTTATGCTTTTTCTTATGACGGTGAATAATTTTCTTCCTAATACCTACGGGGTAAGCGGGGGACTGGAATTATTCGATGGGGTCTATGAA
The DNA window shown above is from Balneola sp. MJW-20 and carries:
- a CDS encoding queuosine precursor transporter, with translation MSDEGRQSYKRDALFLGLSGVFLTSLVLGNVIGTTKFVTLFTLDLPGWLQSVTPTLVRDGSIYTMSVPVGVIAYPFTFLATDLLSELFGRKKAQLVVWVGFFANIFMLFLMTVNNFLPNTYGVSGGLELFDGVYEFMIGNTIASMIAYLTAQTVDVRLFHFWKEFTDGKHLWLRNNASTMVSQLVDSTAILTILYIAGNLGDNVNGIGALIILILNSYLFKFFFALFDTPLFYLGVKYFKDFDEDPSGNRLYD